One window from the genome of Pseudomonas frederiksbergensis encodes:
- a CDS encoding metal-sensing transcriptional repressor yields MSDEHEHSHPHTHQSHEAIIKRLKRADGHLRSIILMIEEGRECVDIAQQLHAVEKAVCQAKRTLIQDHIDHCLEDTVSALDKGERAPLEAFKQITKYL; encoded by the coding sequence ATGAGCGACGAACACGAACACAGCCATCCTCATACCCACCAAAGCCACGAAGCGATCATCAAGCGCCTCAAGCGAGCCGACGGGCACCTGCGCAGCATCATTCTCATGATCGAAGAGGGGCGTGAGTGCGTGGACATTGCCCAGCAGTTGCATGCAGTAGAAAAAGCCGTGTGCCAGGCCAAGCGCACGCTGATCCAGGACCACATCGATCACTGCCTGGAAGACACCGTTTCGGCATTGGACAAGGGCGAGCGCGCGCCATTGGAAGCCTTCAAACAAATCACCAAGTACCTTTAG
- a CDS encoding HupE/UreJ family protein, which translates to MHSHPMSGVGASTAPSPRPLLLLFLLLASLLLAMPEALAHAVAEGDKGFIQESSGVMLLPFIYMGAKHMMTGYDHLLFLFGVIFFLYRLKDVGLYVTLFAVGHSVTLLFGVLTEVSISAYIIDAIIGFSVVYKALDNLGAFQRWFGFQPNTKVATLIFGLLHGFGLATKIQEYEISPDGLIPNLIAFNVGVEIGQLLALSAILILMGYWRRTGSFWRHAYTANVAMMSAGFLLMGYQITGLFASA; encoded by the coding sequence ATGCATTCGCACCCAATGAGTGGCGTCGGCGCGTCCACCGCGCCATCGCCTCGCCCACTCCTGCTGTTGTTTCTATTGCTCGCGTCATTACTTCTCGCAATGCCCGAAGCCCTCGCCCACGCCGTCGCTGAAGGCGATAAAGGTTTCATCCAGGAAAGCTCCGGCGTCATGCTGCTGCCCTTTATCTACATGGGCGCCAAGCACATGATGACGGGCTACGATCACCTGCTGTTCCTGTTCGGGGTGATTTTCTTCCTCTATCGCCTGAAGGACGTAGGGCTCTACGTCACCCTGTTCGCCGTCGGACACTCGGTCACGCTGCTGTTCGGCGTACTGACCGAAGTCAGCATCAGCGCCTACATTATCGACGCCATCATCGGTTTCTCGGTGGTGTACAAGGCGCTTGATAACCTGGGCGCGTTCCAGCGCTGGTTCGGTTTCCAACCCAATACAAAGGTCGCGACGCTGATCTTCGGCCTTCTCCACGGGTTTGGCCTGGCTACGAAAATCCAGGAATACGAAATCTCTCCCGACGGGCTGATTCCCAACCTGATCGCCTTCAACGTCGGCGTCGAGATCGGCCAGTTGCTGGCCCTCAGCGCCATTCTCATTCTGATGGGATATTGGCGGCGCACCGGCAGTTTCTGGCGCCATGCCTATACCGCCAATGTCGCCATGATGAGTGCCGGTTTCCTTTTGATGGGTTACCAGATCACCGGCCTGTTTGCCTCAGCCTAA
- a CDS encoding transmembrane anchor protein, with the protein MFNTPLPTVNELPSTRQLVRSTAIALLAAVGLLVTVVMPSEYAIDPTGMGRVLGLTQMGEMKIKLAQETLADAATQPVQEAPAQPIAAVTPSAQPAPPPPAQPAPDLKTDEMTVTLKPGEGTEIKLEMLKNATVSYEWAASGGPVNHDTHGEPYNGKKGYFHSYSNAKQVKGDKGEFTALFDGTHGWFWRNRTNNDVTISLKTTGNYLSVKR; encoded by the coding sequence ATGTTCAATACGCCACTTCCCACTGTCAATGAATTGCCCAGCACCCGCCAACTGGTGCGCTCGACTGCCATCGCCTTGCTGGCTGCGGTCGGCTTGCTGGTCACCGTCGTCATGCCTTCGGAATATGCGATCGACCCGACGGGCATGGGCCGCGTACTGGGCCTGACGCAAATGGGCGAAATGAAGATCAAGCTCGCCCAGGAGACGTTGGCGGATGCAGCGACGCAACCGGTTCAAGAGGCTCCAGCTCAGCCGATTGCTGCGGTAACTCCTTCGGCGCAACCTGCGCCTCCACCCCCCGCCCAACCCGCCCCGGATTTAAAGACAGATGAAATGACTGTCACGCTAAAGCCGGGCGAAGGGACAGAAATCAAGCTGGAAATGCTCAAGAACGCCACCGTCAGCTATGAATGGGCGGCCTCTGGTGGGCCGGTGAACCATGACACCCATGGCGAACCCTACAACGGAAAAAAGGGCTATTTCCATAGCTACTCCAACGCCAAGCAGGTCAAAGGCGACAAGGGCGAATTCACGGCACTGTTCGACGGTACTCATGGGTGGTTCTGGCGTAATCGCACGAATAACGACGTGACCATATCGCTGAAAACGACAGGCAATTACCTGAGCGTCAAACGCTGA
- a CDS encoding TerC family protein → MEWIADPTAWLGLLTLIVLELVLGIDNLVFIAILADKLPPEQRDRARVIGLSLALLMRLGLLASISWMVTLTNPLFEIFDKTFSGRDLIMLFGGVFLLFKATMELHERLEGHVAQRSGNVGYALFWPIVAQIVVLDAVFSLDAVITAVGMVEHLSVMMIAVIFSIGLMMIASKPLTQFVNSHPTVIMLCLGFLMMIGFSLTAEGLGFHIPKGYLYAAIGFSILIELFNQLARSRRKKSLQGLRPMRERTAHAVLRLLGGQKLGPDEIGEEIADMLEGDEPEQVFHRRERVMISGVLQLAERQIRSVMTPRAQIDHLDLDNEAEEIRTTLMHSCYSRLPLIREGRVDEPLGFVHKKELLKEMLAGNQPNLEAMARKAINLLDSFTILNALEQMRKESTHIAFVVNEFGDFVGLLTMTDILESIAGELPDASEVDGPSIVAHEGGFLVSGALNLSQVREHIGFQAKATEDYQTLAGLVMSLLDRLPIIGDTVRWQEWRMTVVEVQERRVTRVLLRVEDPGR, encoded by the coding sequence ATGGAATGGATCGCTGACCCCACGGCCTGGCTGGGCCTGCTGACGTTGATCGTGCTGGAGCTGGTGCTCGGCATCGATAACCTTGTATTTATCGCCATCCTGGCTGACAAACTTCCCCCCGAGCAGCGCGACCGTGCCCGTGTCATCGGCTTGTCCCTGGCGTTGCTGATGCGCCTTGGCCTGCTGGCGAGCATTTCGTGGATGGTGACGCTGACCAACCCGTTGTTCGAGATTTTCGACAAGACCTTTTCCGGGCGCGACCTGATCATGCTGTTCGGTGGCGTGTTCCTGTTGTTCAAGGCAACCATGGAGCTGCATGAGCGGCTCGAAGGCCACGTGGCGCAACGTTCCGGCAATGTCGGCTATGCGCTGTTCTGGCCCATCGTTGCGCAGATCGTCGTGCTGGACGCGGTCTTCTCCCTGGATGCGGTGATTACCGCCGTGGGCATGGTGGAGCACCTGTCGGTCATGATGATCGCGGTGATTTTCTCCATCGGCCTGATGATGATCGCGAGCAAGCCGTTGACCCAATTCGTCAACAGCCATCCGACCGTCATCATGCTCTGCCTGGGCTTCCTGATGATGATCGGCTTCAGCCTCACGGCTGAAGGCCTGGGTTTCCATATCCCGAAAGGCTACTTGTACGCGGCGATTGGTTTCTCGATCCTGATCGAACTGTTCAACCAGTTGGCGCGCTCGCGTCGCAAGAAAAGCCTGCAAGGTCTACGACCGATGCGCGAGCGTACCGCTCATGCGGTATTGCGCCTGCTGGGCGGTCAAAAACTGGGGCCCGATGAAATAGGTGAGGAAATCGCCGACATGCTGGAAGGCGATGAGCCGGAGCAGGTGTTCCATCGGCGCGAACGGGTCATGATCAGCGGCGTGCTGCAACTGGCGGAGCGCCAGATTCGCAGTGTGATGACGCCTCGTGCGCAAATCGACCACCTCGACTTGGACAATGAAGCGGAAGAAATCCGTACAACACTGATGCACTCTTGCTACTCACGCTTGCCGCTGATCCGGGAAGGACGCGTGGATGAGCCGCTAGGCTTTGTCCATAAGAAAGAACTGCTCAAGGAAATGCTGGCGGGCAATCAGCCGAACCTGGAAGCCATGGCGCGCAAGGCCATCAACCTGCTCGACAGTTTCACGATCCTCAACGCGCTGGAACAAATGCGCAAGGAGTCGACCCACATCGCCTTCGTGGTAAACGAGTTTGGTGATTTCGTCGGCCTCCTGACCATGACCGACATTCTCGAATCCATTGCCGGAGAACTGCCGGATGCCAGTGAAGTCGATGGGCCGAGCATCGTCGCCCACGAAGGCGGTTTCCTCGTCAGCGGCGCCCTGAACCTCAGCCAGGTCCGCGAACATATCGGTTTCCAGGCGAAAGCGACGGAGGATTACCAGACGCTTGCCGGTCTGGTGATGAGTTTGTTGGACCGTTTGCCAATCATCGGCGATACCGTTCGCTGGCAGGAATGGCGCATGACGGTGGTGGAGGTGCAAGAGCGACGGGTAACCAGGGTGTTGTTACGCGTCGAGGACCCGGGCCGCTGA
- a CDS encoding LysR family transcriptional regulator — MIRIDDLQVFVTTTDAGSLSAAARLLDISPALASVAVQRLEASLGVRLFVRSTRRLRLSDDGERYLSHARQALEALDNGELVLAQGRDEICGTLRLSMPSDIGRNLLLPWLDEFQQLHPKVLLHLRVSDQVADLFTEHLDASIRYGQLADSSLVSLALAPSNRRTVCASPDYIARHGRPETPAELGGHNCLRYVMGEQTFERWSFQTPQGVETVQVLGNRTSDDADIVRRWAVSGLGVVYKSKLDVMDDIRSGRLVEIFPPDYGQPAPLQLVCAHRTSLTPAVQVLRAFLAARFERYVSE, encoded by the coding sequence ATCATTCGAATCGATGATCTCCAGGTATTCGTGACCACGACGGACGCTGGCAGTCTTTCAGCGGCGGCAAGGCTGCTGGACATCTCTCCGGCGCTGGCCAGCGTCGCAGTGCAGCGGCTTGAGGCAAGCCTGGGGGTGCGGTTGTTCGTGCGGTCCACAAGGCGGCTGCGCTTGTCGGATGACGGCGAGCGATACCTGAGCCATGCGCGGCAGGCGCTGGAGGCGTTGGACAACGGGGAGCTTGTGCTGGCGCAGGGGCGCGACGAAATCTGCGGGACGCTGCGCTTGTCGATGCCCTCGGACATCGGCCGCAACCTGTTGCTGCCGTGGCTGGATGAGTTCCAGCAGTTGCATCCCAAGGTGCTGTTGCACCTGCGCGTCAGCGACCAGGTGGCTGACCTGTTCACCGAACACCTGGATGCGAGCATCCGCTATGGCCAGTTGGCTGACTCGAGCCTGGTGTCCCTGGCGCTGGCACCGTCCAACCGAAGGACGGTGTGCGCCTCGCCCGACTACATCGCACGCCATGGCCGACCAGAAACCCCCGCAGAGCTGGGCGGGCACAATTGCCTTCGTTACGTGATGGGCGAGCAGACCTTCGAACGCTGGAGTTTCCAGACGCCGCAAGGCGTGGAAACCGTTCAGGTCCTGGGAAACCGCACCAGCGATGACGCGGATATCGTCAGGCGTTGGGCGGTATCGGGGCTTGGTGTCGTCTACAAGTCCAAGCTCGATGTGATGGACGACATTCGCAGCGGTCGCCTGGTGGAAATCTTCCCGCCGGACTATGGCCAGCCAGCACCGCTGCAACTGGTGTGCGCCCATCGAACCTCGCTGACGCCAGCGGTCCAAGTATTGAGGGCGTTCCTGGCGGCGCGTTTCGAGCGTTATGTCAGCGAATGA
- a CDS encoding EAL domain-containing protein, producing the protein MESLTLNMISRLGRQLLPQSLRAQFTVAFLTLALLILAGGATAVYALRTSNNATRQLTDERLVRMQNGQDMVQRTLLIERQTDQLLTTRSPEILRSSHAATVEQLEALDQLVQQLTAANSGVAILDMHQSSQIFRNTANIVAQLRESLLQTEVAFEQALEDLTGRLTAVQTPASLERAMLLFDLPQAIDSDAVQRLRVRYEQLSRTAGKSEADAQAPDLFSLRQRIINQNVVIKRFNEELKNEAGTLVALARAQSNAYTQDYRAALEGLVEDSNRSQQWVLIMLGTSLVFAWFVTRVFMGRHVLVRLNQISRQLRQEHTHKTHLMMADHGNDEIGNMARAVNQFLEDRLQLEKRTAQLSIATERLAVQNSRLEREAIIRAGQGHVLELIARSTELTEVLDSLAHLVESQLEGMMVSILVLDEEGKHLLHGAAPSLPKAYCELIDGIEIGPSVGSCGTSAYRREPVVVTDIQQDPLWQDYRSIAAPYGFRACWSTPILSHERKVLGTFALYANTVRSPSPAETQLIELATPLAGIAIVHQLTEKRIRFMGDHDALTGLPNRTLLEDRLKQAMLYAQRYNRLVTVVFLDLDKFKLVNDSLGHSAGDELLKTVAQRMVECVRRTDTVVRLGGDEFVIILFDQPSDLDGVTPVLHKIQEAILRPIHLSGHTLHVTCSMGLATYPADGSDTDTLLSNADAAMYRAKELGRNSFQFYTSEMNNKVQGKLAMQDGLRNALINGEFLLLYQPQVDLQSGQIIGVEALIRWQHPELGMVSPIKFIPQAEETGLIVPIGDWVFHAACRQNKAWQDAGLPPITMSVNISARQFIERDLIDRVKHALQETGLEPRYLELELTESLIMQDLQQAISKMKALQSMGTSLSIDDFGTGYSSLAALKSFPIARLKIDQSFVRDLPDNENDKAIATAVISLGHKLNLKVIAEGVETEEQQTFLRENGCDEIQGHVFSKAVSAEEISLLLQIPRLPQSSRMLNPESEEQQHGRKRPGHPMPGR; encoded by the coding sequence ATGGAATCCCTGACGTTGAACATGATCTCCCGGCTTGGACGCCAGCTGTTGCCGCAATCGCTGCGCGCACAGTTCACAGTGGCTTTCTTGACGCTGGCGCTGCTGATCCTGGCAGGGGGAGCCACCGCAGTCTACGCGTTGCGTACGTCGAACAACGCCACTCGCCAGCTGACGGATGAACGGCTGGTGCGCATGCAGAACGGGCAAGACATGGTCCAGCGCACATTACTGATCGAGCGCCAGACCGACCAGCTCCTGACCACCCGTTCTCCCGAGATCCTGCGCTCAAGCCATGCCGCGACAGTCGAGCAGCTCGAGGCCCTCGATCAACTGGTGCAGCAGCTGACGGCCGCGAACAGTGGCGTGGCGATCCTCGACATGCATCAGTCCAGCCAGATATTCCGCAACACGGCGAACATCGTTGCGCAACTGCGCGAGAGCCTGTTGCAGACCGAGGTCGCCTTCGAGCAAGCCCTGGAGGACCTTACCGGCCGGCTAACCGCAGTACAGACCCCGGCCAGCCTGGAACGGGCGATGTTGCTGTTCGATCTGCCGCAGGCGATCGACAGCGATGCCGTGCAACGCCTGCGGGTCCGATATGAGCAGCTGTCGCGCACCGCAGGCAAGTCGGAAGCCGATGCGCAGGCGCCCGATCTTTTTTCCCTGCGCCAGAGGATCATCAACCAGAACGTCGTCATCAAGCGTTTCAATGAGGAATTGAAAAACGAGGCCGGGACCTTGGTCGCCCTGGCCCGCGCGCAATCGAATGCCTACACGCAAGACTATCGTGCAGCCCTGGAGGGGTTGGTCGAGGATTCGAATCGCAGCCAGCAATGGGTGCTGATCATGTTGGGCACCAGCCTGGTGTTCGCCTGGTTTGTGACCCGCGTGTTCATGGGGCGTCATGTGTTGGTGCGGCTTAATCAAATAAGCCGGCAATTGCGCCAGGAACATACCCACAAGACGCATCTGATGATGGCCGACCACGGGAACGACGAGATTGGCAACATGGCGCGCGCGGTGAACCAGTTTCTCGAGGACCGGCTCCAGCTGGAAAAAAGAACGGCCCAACTGAGCATTGCCACGGAGCGGCTGGCCGTGCAGAACAGCCGATTGGAGCGAGAGGCGATCATCCGCGCCGGACAGGGTCACGTGCTGGAACTGATCGCCAGGAGCACTGAACTGACCGAAGTCCTGGACAGCCTCGCTCACTTGGTCGAGTCCCAACTGGAGGGCATGATGGTGTCCATCCTGGTGCTGGATGAGGAGGGCAAGCACCTGCTGCACGGTGCGGCTCCCAGTTTGCCGAAAGCTTATTGCGAGCTCATCGATGGGATTGAAATCGGCCCCAGCGTCGGTTCCTGTGGCACCTCGGCCTATCGCCGCGAACCGGTCGTCGTCACGGACATCCAGCAGGATCCGCTGTGGCAAGACTACCGTTCAATTGCCGCGCCCTATGGGTTTCGCGCCTGCTGGTCGACGCCAATCCTGTCCCATGAGCGAAAGGTATTGGGTACGTTTGCGTTGTATGCCAACACCGTACGCAGCCCTAGCCCGGCCGAGACGCAACTGATCGAGCTGGCGACACCGCTGGCAGGCATCGCGATAGTGCATCAACTGACCGAAAAACGCATTCGCTTCATGGGTGACCATGACGCATTGACCGGGCTGCCGAATCGCACGTTGCTCGAAGACCGTCTCAAGCAGGCGATGCTGTATGCGCAGCGCTACAACCGGCTGGTGACGGTGGTGTTTCTCGACCTGGACAAATTCAAGCTGGTGAACGACAGCCTTGGGCACAGCGCGGGGGATGAGCTGTTGAAAACCGTGGCCCAGCGCATGGTGGAGTGTGTGCGTCGCACCGACACTGTCGTACGACTGGGCGGCGACGAATTCGTGATCATCCTGTTCGACCAACCGTCGGACCTCGACGGCGTGACGCCCGTCCTGCACAAGATCCAGGAAGCCATCCTGCGGCCGATCCACCTCAGTGGGCATACGCTCCACGTCACCTGCAGCATGGGCTTGGCCACGTACCCGGCCGACGGCAGCGATACCGACACGTTGCTCAGCAATGCGGACGCCGCCATGTACCGAGCCAAGGAGCTGGGCCGCAACAGCTTCCAGTTCTACACGAGCGAGATGAACAACAAGGTCCAGGGCAAGCTTGCCATGCAGGATGGATTGCGCAACGCACTCATCAACGGCGAGTTCCTGCTGTTGTACCAGCCACAAGTGGATTTGCAGTCAGGCCAGATCATCGGCGTGGAAGCGTTGATTCGCTGGCAACATCCGGAGTTGGGCATGGTGTCCCCGATCAAGTTCATTCCCCAGGCCGAAGAGACCGGGTTGATCGTGCCCATTGGTGACTGGGTGTTCCACGCCGCGTGCAGGCAGAACAAGGCGTGGCAGGACGCCGGCTTGCCGCCGATCACCATGTCGGTGAACATTTCCGCCCGCCAGTTCATCGAACGAGACCTGATCGACCGGGTCAAGCATGCGTTGCAAGAAACCGGACTGGAGCCGCGGTACCTTGAATTGGAGCTGACTGAAAGCCTGATTATGCAAGATCTTCAACAAGCCATCAGCAAAATGAAGGCGCTGCAATCGATGGGCACCAGTCTCTCGATCGACGATTTCGGCACCGGCTACTCCAGTCTCGCCGCATTGAAGAGCTTCCCCATTGCGCGACTCAAGATCGACCAGTCTTTCGTGCGCGACCTGCCCGACAACGAAAACGACAAGGCCATCGCCACCGCCGTGATTTCACTGGGGCATAAACTGAACCTCAAGGTCATTGCCGAAGGTGTCGAAACCGAAGAGCAGCAGACCTTCCTGCGGGAAAACGGCTGCGATGAGATTCAAGGGCACGTTTTCAGCAAGGCTGTCAGCGCGGAGGAAATCAGCCTGTTATTGCAGATACCACGACTGCCCCAATCAAGTCGCATGCTGAACCCGGAGTCGGAAGAACAGCAACACGGTAGAAAGCGTCCAGGCCACCCGATGCCCGGGCGTTAG
- a CDS encoding substrate-binding domain-containing protein has translation MSQAQEVVSRATLGAVRWSGPDSGPKAQRGKSIALVAEDLRNGGIVGVAQGAREAASAMGWTLKIFDGAGSAAGRAKAFSDALAAKPDGLILCGSDALENKAALTPFAKNNIPVVGWHAGVRPGPIEGTPVAMNVTSDPLEVARLTAMAAVAQSNGRAGVVILTDSRYGIAMTKAKAMENVIRACRECTLLEVRDVAISESGEKMPAVTRELLERHGERWTHALAINDIYFDYSIASLTSAAIPSDGISLLSAGDGSASAFLRIQAKTYQTVTVAEPLNMHGWQVMDELNRLFAGRPVSGFVAPVHLVNADNIAFDGGKKSQYDPDNGYRDIYRRLWNP, from the coding sequence GTGAGTCAAGCCCAGGAAGTCGTTTCCAGGGCCACCCTCGGCGCTGTTCGTTGGAGCGGCCCTGACTCCGGCCCCAAAGCGCAGCGGGGCAAGAGTATTGCGCTTGTTGCCGAAGACTTGCGCAACGGAGGCATCGTCGGCGTCGCGCAGGGTGCCCGGGAGGCGGCCAGCGCGATGGGCTGGACGCTGAAGATTTTCGATGGCGCAGGCTCGGCGGCCGGGCGCGCGAAGGCGTTTTCCGATGCCTTGGCCGCGAAGCCCGACGGTCTCATCCTGTGCGGTTCCGATGCCCTTGAGAACAAAGCGGCGCTGACTCCTTTTGCCAAAAATAATATACCCGTGGTCGGCTGGCACGCCGGGGTACGCCCCGGGCCGATCGAGGGCACGCCGGTGGCCATGAACGTCACCAGCGACCCGCTTGAAGTGGCTCGCCTCACGGCCATGGCTGCAGTGGCGCAATCAAACGGACGCGCCGGCGTGGTCATCCTGACCGATTCCAGGTACGGCATCGCCATGACGAAGGCCAAGGCCATGGAGAACGTCATCCGGGCCTGTCGGGAATGTACGTTGCTGGAGGTACGCGATGTCGCGATCTCGGAAAGTGGCGAGAAGATGCCCGCAGTGACCAGGGAGTTGCTGGAGCGCCATGGCGAACGCTGGACCCATGCGCTGGCGATCAACGATATCTACTTCGATTACTCGATCGCTTCCTTGACCAGCGCGGCAATACCCAGTGACGGCATCAGCCTGTTGTCTGCCGGCGACGGCAGCGCTTCGGCTTTCCTGCGCATACAGGCAAAAACCTACCAGACCGTTACCGTGGCCGAGCCGCTGAACATGCATGGCTGGCAAGTCATGGATGAATTGAACCGCCTGTTTGCAGGCCGGCCAGTGAGCGGTTTTGTCGCGCCGGTCCACTTGGTCAACGCCGACAATATCGCCTTCGATGGCGGGAAGAAATCCCAGTACGATCCTGACAATGGCTATCGGGACATCTATCGCCGCCTATGGAATCCCTGA
- a CDS encoding VOC family protein, with product MKIIPYLTFDGRCKEAFELYKDVLGGELFCMSFADAPEDVGMPKDKNLIMHACLTVGDFSLMASDCPPGQPFSKPQGVSVSLNVDSAQDAERLFNGLSAGGNVQMPLAKTFWAERFGMFEDRFGIAWMVNYEGKQ from the coding sequence ATGAAAATCATTCCCTACCTGACCTTCGACGGCCGCTGCAAGGAGGCCTTCGAGCTTTACAAGGACGTGCTTGGCGGCGAGCTGTTCTGCATGTCCTTTGCCGATGCACCCGAGGACGTCGGCATGCCCAAGGACAAGAACCTGATCATGCACGCTTGCCTGACCGTGGGTGACTTCAGCCTGATGGCGTCCGACTGCCCGCCAGGCCAGCCGTTCAGCAAGCCGCAAGGTGTGTCGGTTTCCCTTAACGTCGACAGTGCTCAGGATGCCGAGCGGCTGTTCAACGGGTTGAGCGCCGGTGGCAACGTGCAGATGCCCTTGGCGAAGACGTTCTGGGCGGAACGCTTCGGGATGTTCGAAGACCGTTTCGGGATCGCCTGGATGGTCAACTATGAGGGCAAGCAATAA